A stretch of the Leptospiraceae bacterium genome encodes the following:
- the hslV gene encoding ATP-dependent protease subunit HslV: MKNSFYPEFHSTTILCVRRDGKVALAGDGQVSMGQTIMKHTAKKVRRMFHDRIITGFAGSAADAFTLFELFEKKVVAYNGSLSRSVVELAREWRTDRMLRKLEALLIVADKDESYLVSGTGDVISPDEDILAIGSGGNYAFAAATALYKNTTMSAKDIVLESMKITAGICIYTNNNITLEEII; encoded by the coding sequence TTTTACCCTGAATTTCATTCTACAACGATTCTATGTGTTCGACGAGATGGCAAAGTTGCACTGGCTGGTGACGGACAGGTTTCAATGGGTCAAACCATTATGAAGCACACTGCAAAGAAAGTTCGGCGCATGTTCCATGACAGAATCATCACTGGATTTGCTGGCTCAGCGGCTGATGCTTTTACTCTATTCGAGTTATTTGAAAAAAAAGTAGTCGCTTACAATGGAAGTCTTTCTCGCAGCGTAGTGGAATTAGCCCGTGAATGGAGAACAGACCGAATGCTTCGAAAGCTAGAGGCACTTCTGATTGTTGCAGATAAAGACGAATCTTATTTAGTCTCAGGAACAGGAGATGTAATTTCGCCTGACGAAGACATACTTGCTATCGGCTCTGGCGGAAACTATGCATTTGCCGCAGCGACTGCGCTATATAAAAATACTACGATGAGTGCCAAAGACATTGTCCTTGAGTCTATGAAAATTACCGCAGGCATTTGCATTTATACAAATAATAATATTACTTTAGAAGAAATCATATGA
- the hslU gene encoding ATP-dependent protease ATPase subunit HslU, with the protein MTKPVITYEGETFEMSPREIVQSLDEHIIGQKNAKKAVAIALRNRMRRRKLDTSMREEIYPKNIIMIGPTGVGKTEIARRLSKLYGAPFIKVEATKYTEIGYVGRDVESMVRDLANISLNMVKTELRGKLVDHARMNAEEVILDILIPDNAKQSSMGYMSEVNPDDPGEQERRERYLETREMMRKKLKAGKLNEQEIELDISQNPAGGMPMMQVFGAANLEEMDNQIQNLLGDLVSKKNKKRKVPIKEAIEILADIEADKLLDQEKLQKEAARRVEEMGIIFIDEIDKIAGKESRGGGADVSREGVQRDLLPIVEGATVNTKIGPIKTDHILFIAAGAFHMSKPSDLIPELQGRFPIRVELDKLSMDDFVKILTAPKSSLTKQYQALLSTEGISLEFKEDAIKEIALIAFEVNEKNENIGARRLNTILERLLEDISFEGPELVEKNQVIDANFVRNKLNEIVENRDLSKYIL; encoded by the coding sequence ATGACAAAACCAGTTATAACTTATGAAGGCGAGACATTCGAAATGTCTCCCAGAGAAATTGTGCAAAGTTTAGATGAGCATATCATCGGACAAAAGAATGCAAAGAAAGCCGTTGCTATCGCGCTTCGTAATCGTATGAGAAGACGAAAGCTTGATACTTCGATGAGAGAAGAAATCTATCCCAAAAATATTATCATGATCGGACCTACTGGTGTGGGGAAAACAGAGATTGCCCGCAGACTTTCAAAGCTCTATGGCGCTCCTTTCATTAAAGTAGAAGCAACAAAATACACTGAGATTGGATACGTTGGGCGCGATGTGGAATCAATGGTTCGGGACCTTGCCAATATTTCACTTAACATGGTAAAGACTGAACTCAGAGGAAAGCTTGTAGATCATGCAAGAATGAATGCAGAAGAAGTCATACTCGATATATTGATTCCGGATAATGCCAAACAATCTTCTATGGGTTATATGTCAGAGGTTAATCCCGATGATCCGGGAGAGCAAGAAAGAAGAGAAAGGTATCTCGAAACAAGAGAGATGATGCGCAAAAAACTAAAGGCAGGCAAGTTAAACGAGCAAGAAATTGAACTCGACATTTCACAGAATCCTGCCGGTGGAATGCCTATGATGCAAGTTTTTGGAGCGGCTAATTTGGAAGAAATGGATAACCAGATCCAAAATCTGCTTGGAGATTTGGTTTCCAAAAAAAATAAAAAACGTAAAGTTCCCATTAAAGAAGCGATTGAAATTTTAGCAGACATTGAAGCAGATAAACTTTTAGACCAAGAGAAACTACAAAAAGAAGCTGCAAGACGAGTGGAGGAAATGGGCATTATCTTTATTGATGAGATCGATAAAATTGCAGGTAAGGAAAGTAGGGGCGGTGGAGCTGATGTTTCGCGCGAGGGTGTGCAAAGAGATTTACTTCCGATCGTTGAAGGGGCTACAGTCAACACTAAGATTGGACCGATCAAAACAGATCATATTCTATTTATCGCAGCAGGTGCTTTTCATATGTCAAAGCCCTCTGATTTAATTCCTGAATTGCAAGGAAGGTTTCCAATTCGAGTCGAATTAGATAAATTGTCTATGGATGATTTTGTAAAAATTTTAACTGCTCCGAAGTCTTCTCTTACTAAACAATACCAAGCGCTACTTTCTACGGAAGGAATTTCTCTTGAATTCAAAGAAGATGCAATCAAAGAGATTGCGCTTATTGCATTTGAAGTGAATGAAAAAAATGAAAACATCGGGGCTCGTAGACTCAATACAATTTTAGAGCGTCTCTTAGAAGATATTAGTTTTGAAGGTCCTGAACTTGTTGAAAAGAATCAAGTTATAGATGCCAATTTTGTTCGAAACAAATTAAACGAGATTGTGGAAAATCGAGATTTGTCGAAGTATATACTTTAA
- the obgE gene encoding GTPase ObgE, with protein MAKFIDEVIIQLKAGDGGPGAISFRHEKFAEFGGPDGGDGGKGGDLYLISDLAVQTLDKYIPLKVYKSNSGVHGGARNSSGANGEDIYLKVPVGTQVIDEATDEVLHDFTKENVSYCVVKGGRGGKGNAFFKSSTHQTPRFAQPGEEGEIRKIRLSLKLLADIGIVGLPNAGKSTLLSKITHAHPKIAGYAFTTLIPNLGVVTREDERRYTIADIPGIIEGASKGHGLGLSFLKHIERVKGIIYMFDGASVDIEAEYKMLQNELKSYNKALIKKPCIIVLNKIDVWSDEKFTKELVKRYSKLGEVIPISAQEEINLDKLLDVIDNSLINRLNTKPKKPRVKKK; from the coding sequence ATGGCAAAATTCATAGACGAAGTAATCATACAATTAAAAGCAGGTGATGGTGGACCGGGTGCTATTTCTTTTCGGCACGAAAAATTTGCCGAATTTGGTGGACCTGATGGGGGTGATGGAGGAAAGGGTGGGGACTTATATCTAATATCTGACCTCGCTGTTCAAACATTAGACAAATACATTCCACTCAAAGTTTATAAATCAAATTCAGGTGTGCATGGAGGAGCTAGAAATTCTTCTGGAGCAAATGGAGAAGATATCTATCTAAAAGTTCCGGTCGGCACACAGGTGATTGATGAGGCTACTGATGAAGTCTTGCATGACTTCACGAAAGAAAATGTTTCCTACTGTGTTGTAAAAGGCGGACGAGGCGGGAAAGGAAATGCATTCTTTAAATCATCCACTCATCAAACGCCTAGGTTTGCTCAGCCCGGGGAAGAAGGGGAAATACGCAAAATCCGTCTTAGCCTCAAGCTTCTCGCAGATATAGGTATTGTTGGCTTGCCGAATGCTGGAAAATCAACCTTACTCAGCAAGATCACTCATGCTCATCCAAAAATTGCAGGCTATGCTTTTACTACTTTGATCCCTAACCTGGGAGTAGTGACTAGAGAAGACGAAAGACGTTATACCATAGCGGATATTCCTGGAATCATTGAAGGTGCAAGTAAAGGTCATGGACTAGGACTATCATTTTTAAAACACATTGAGCGGGTAAAGGGAATTATCTACATGTTCGATGGAGCGAGTGTAGACATTGAGGCAGAATATAAAATGCTCCAGAACGAACTTAAGAGCTATAATAAAGCTCTTATAAAAAAACCTTGCATCATTGTATTAAACAAGATTGATGTTTGGAGTGATGAAAAGTTTACAAAGGAATTAGTAAAACGCTATTCTAAATTAGGAGAAGTCATTCCTATTTCCGCACAGGAGGAAATAAATCTAGATAAATTATTAGATGTAATCGATAATTCTTTGATAAACAGATTAAATACAAAACCGAAAAAACCGAGGGTAAAAAAGAAATAA
- the proB gene encoding glutamate 5-kinase, whose protein sequence is MKRSFLNSYIKNAKRIVVKVGSARVSGEERAMNDFLFSLAGDIRQLFDEKKEVILVSSGAVAQGKKIMTDYSGRTFDKKTIIERQALAAIGQSHLMSLYESFFSRVNVPISQILFGMLDVKEKVGADNLRNTFNKLLSWKILPIVNENDSIATEELKLGDNDILSALVTLLIEADLLIILTGVNGFNRGGKDVSFLSDVTEKDLSFAKGPDGPGTGGMNTKLKAGKLLLSANIPTVIINGREKHCILDLIENNKSGTLIANEKKPTRLKIEEIQKLF, encoded by the coding sequence ATGAAGAGAAGTTTTCTTAATTCCTATATAAAAAATGCTAAGCGGATTGTGGTTAAAGTTGGATCGGCTCGTGTGTCTGGAGAAGAGAGAGCAATGAATGACTTTCTTTTTAGCCTTGCAGGAGATATTCGGCAATTGTTCGATGAAAAAAAAGAAGTCATCCTTGTTTCGAGTGGGGCAGTTGCGCAGGGTAAGAAGATAATGACAGACTATTCAGGGAGAACCTTTGATAAAAAGACTATCATAGAAAGACAGGCTCTTGCAGCAATTGGGCAAAGTCACCTTATGAGTCTATATGAAAGTTTTTTTTCAAGAGTCAATGTTCCGATTTCGCAAATTCTTTTTGGGATGCTTGATGTAAAAGAAAAAGTGGGAGCGGATAATTTGCGTAATACCTTTAATAAACTTTTAAGCTGGAAAATATTACCAATTGTAAACGAAAACGATTCGATTGCAACAGAAGAATTAAAATTAGGGGATAATGATATTTTGTCTGCTCTCGTAACACTTCTCATAGAAGCTGATTTACTGATTATTTTAACAGGGGTAAATGGATTTAATCGAGGAGGAAAAGATGTTTCCTTTTTGTCTGATGTAACTGAAAAAGACTTGTCTTTTGCTAAAGGTCCTGACGGTCCCGGAACCGGAGGAATGAACACTAAATTAAAAGCCGGTAAACTCTTATTAAGCGCTAATATTCCAACTGTAATTATAAATGGTCGAGAGAAACACTGCATTCTAGACTTGATTGAAAATAATAAATCAGGAACACTAATTGCTAATGAAAAAAAACCAACAAGGCTGAAGATTGAGGAAATACAGAAATTGTTCTAG
- a CDS encoding PrsW family intramembrane metalloprotease, which produces MDYLIIVLSVLVSGGIWLRFLYQYDRVEPEPIFVVLKVIFFGGLISTFVAGAINSAFSSISGIPIGSDALSFANSFIISTFVGFNEEIVKAIVTVLLIRNLKDLDEPIDAVIYATAVGLGFSVFENLQYTQENGLLNLLLRSVTAMPLHIGLAAIWGYKIAEVKFLNGRNYIDAMRPAVLLAAGLHALYDFFQFYISNSILPLAISVTFSYFMVGIIKKKLDYLATQSPFLKAGTCSHCGTINPIDSKKCKACGMNLTQEFYKICKDCLAKVPVTEKKCPECNADMS; this is translated from the coding sequence ATGGATTATCTTATTATAGTTCTTTCGGTTCTTGTCAGTGGTGGTATCTGGCTTCGCTTTTTATACCAATACGATAGAGTTGAACCGGAGCCAATTTTTGTTGTATTAAAAGTGATTTTCTTTGGAGGACTCATTAGCACATTTGTTGCCGGTGCGATTAACAGTGCGTTTTCCTCTATTTCTGGAATTCCAATTGGTTCTGATGCATTGAGTTTTGCAAATAGTTTTATCATTTCAACTTTCGTTGGCTTCAATGAAGAAATTGTGAAAGCCATTGTAACAGTCTTACTCATTCGAAATTTAAAAGATTTGGATGAGCCAATTGACGCAGTGATCTATGCAACCGCTGTTGGACTTGGATTTTCTGTTTTTGAAAATTTGCAATACACGCAAGAAAATGGACTTTTAAATCTATTGCTACGCTCTGTTACCGCGATGCCGCTTCATATAGGATTAGCTGCAATCTGGGGATACAAAATTGCTGAAGTAAAATTTTTAAACGGAAGAAATTATATTGATGCGATGCGACCCGCCGTTTTACTTGCTGCCGGTTTACACGCGTTATACGACTTTTTTCAATTTTACATTTCTAATAGTATTCTACCACTCGCAATCAGTGTTACGTTTTCCTATTTCATGGTTGGAATTATCAAAAAAAAATTAGATTATTTAGCAACACAAAGTCCGTTTCTGAAGGCAGGAACTTGTTCCCATTGCGGAACAATCAACCCAATTGATTCAAAAAAATGCAAAGCCTGCGGAATGAATTTAACGCAGGAATTTTATAAAATCTGCAAAGATTGCCTGGCAAAAGTTCCCGTTACTGAAAAAAAATGTCCTGAATGTAATGCAGATATGAGTTAA
- a CDS encoding response regulator has product MTEPAIIIQIDDDEINNFINESIFRANTKDSLVKSFSDPYIAIDFIRKYFIPDPMPALVFLDINMPEMSGWDVLDELKDHNEILIKFMTIYMISSSIDLTDKNKSIDSPLVKAFVSKPLSGKVIKELLVNFS; this is encoded by the coding sequence ATGACTGAGCCAGCTATTATTATTCAAATAGACGATGATGAAATTAATAACTTTATCAATGAGTCTATTTTCCGAGCCAATACAAAAGATTCGCTAGTGAAGTCTTTCTCTGACCCATATATTGCTATAGATTTCATAAGAAAATATTTTATTCCAGACCCTATGCCTGCTCTAGTCTTTTTAGATATCAACATGCCAGAAATGAGTGGATGGGATGTTCTCGATGAATTAAAAGATCACAATGAAATTCTAATTAAATTTATGACTATCTACATGATTTCCTCATCGATTGACTTGACTGATAAAAATAAATCGATTGATAGTCCCCTTGTAAAAGCCTTTGTGTCAAAGCCTTTATCTGGAAAAGTTATCAAAGAATTATTAGTAAATTTCTCTTAA
- a CDS encoding PAS domain S-box protein produces the protein MTDKSKNIFYIAGIGSSAGGLEALQDLLSHLPHSLRNVAFIVAQHLSPTHKSMLVQLLSRETKLLVSEARNGDTIEPNNVYITPPDNEISVSGGKLWLQKPKGGIGPKPSVDVLFQSLAEDFKENVIGIILSGTGSDGAVGVRHIKSTGGLVIVQEPQTAKYNGMPLASIETGLVDMVLAPDKIGEELFEIAENESYPRNLQLGPIENDADSLESIFKLLSRRTGTDFSNYKPATIGRRLQKRLSSLKINSIEEYLEYVERNPQELDSLFNMILIGVTCFFRDTLAFVEFEKVILKILNSKPEGEPIRIWAPGCATGEEAYSLAILLCKNLKEKIANYNVQIFATDIDEKAISIARKGIYSAESLKDMPQDLVNQFFSKKGNQFELSKSVRSLVLFSKHDLTSNPPFLKLDLICCRNLLIYFGSHLQKQIIPLFHYALKPNGYLFLGKSETVGQFTDLFTTEDGKSKIFHRKRGGKLHSVQFSTYRPSTKIFSNPATPKPKMEQTLPEIIKETIFNTFEYPYLLVNDTLDIQEISGDAGLYIGLSEGAMNANIFKLVHKDLLIELRSILTKAIKDRIQQRSGILKFTFYGTQHYVRIKIKPLLFSESTRDLFLVIFEKQDPEDFAPIVSLSETIRDENPRITELEHELQATKEHLQTYIEELETSNEELQSLNEEMQSTNEELQSSNEELETSNEELQSTNEEIQIAYSELKAVNEELEEKDRLLINAKANEKALLDNTLQSFFLVDKTYRVITYNEKANETSKQLFGKSLRSGDSILDYISTENLESFRESFSEALRGNPRTGEQKILMANQSVSSYIYNLTPAIIEGNSIENVSVSFLDITNLRNLQSELNTSERLLASVFETNSIGISITDKDGHFVNVNQGYCDLYGYTRDELIGFHFTKVVPADYKQELKEHHDRFIEGNEELATEWTVQRKDGSLIDIFASASLLIQTDGTRYKITSVRDITENKKYKNLLEETQESASVGGWQFDAITKELSWTEETFKVFGLDNTFRLSLESMSKLFADEAKVIFQNSMAKTLNMGEAFDLELLSKVNTDKSLWIRATCKPISVYDKVIKLFGTFQNITSIKESGLKLKESEDLFRSVYENIKDAIIITYPSGEILKTNFAATDIFGYTETELQSISLRGLFALDDEEEMDVSLDIISKKGSFQGQFKSIRKNGEIFPTEIYSSTFKLANGQDRICTIVRDLSERSQMINIQERLKNALYFSNIVILTNQKGIIIEANDNFTKMSEYSKEEIADNHYNLLNPNYNSVDLLETLWAGVKKGNIWRGEILNQSKSGRLFWLDTSIFPLKDPSGNDQGFMAVCSEITERKQREIERERLLSSLAQRNKDLEQFSYIVSHNLRAPLANILGLSNLLKDTQIENETTKLIVNNLYKASQNLDTVITDLSDILQIRKQIREEKQMVRFSSLVDSVITSIENLIQDSKANIEIDFSELDEVLTLKGYMYSIFVNMITNSIQYARSGIPPIISITSKKLENRFQLIFKDNGRGIDLKKYADKIFGLYKRFHLDIEGKGVGLYMTKTQVELLGGTIKVESELQRGTTFTIDLPVEWK, from the coding sequence GTGGAAAGCTCTGGCTCCAAAAACCCAAAGGCGGAATCGGACCAAAACCATCTGTAGACGTTTTATTTCAGTCCCTAGCGGAAGATTTTAAAGAAAATGTAATTGGTATTATCCTCTCCGGCACAGGTAGTGATGGAGCTGTTGGAGTAAGGCATATTAAATCGACAGGAGGCTTGGTGATTGTTCAAGAGCCTCAAACAGCGAAATACAATGGTATGCCGCTAGCTTCTATAGAAACCGGACTTGTTGATATGGTCTTAGCTCCGGATAAAATTGGAGAAGAGTTATTTGAAATTGCAGAAAACGAATCTTATCCGCGTAACCTTCAACTAGGTCCAATCGAGAACGATGCAGACAGTCTGGAATCAATATTCAAGCTTCTTTCACGAAGAACGGGAACCGACTTTTCTAATTATAAGCCAGCAACCATAGGACGTCGATTACAGAAGAGATTATCGTCTTTAAAAATTAATTCAATTGAAGAATACTTGGAATATGTTGAGCGTAATCCGCAGGAATTAGACTCATTATTCAATATGATCTTAATAGGGGTTACATGTTTCTTTCGTGATACACTAGCCTTTGTTGAATTCGAAAAAGTAATTCTAAAAATTTTAAATTCTAAACCAGAAGGCGAACCAATTCGTATTTGGGCACCTGGATGTGCAACTGGTGAAGAAGCCTATTCTCTCGCAATTTTGTTATGTAAAAACTTAAAGGAAAAAATTGCAAATTATAATGTGCAAATTTTTGCAACGGACATAGATGAGAAGGCAATTTCGATTGCCCGCAAAGGAATTTATTCGGCGGAGTCTCTTAAGGATATGCCTCAAGATTTAGTCAATCAATTCTTTTCAAAGAAAGGAAATCAGTTTGAGCTTTCAAAATCAGTCAGATCGCTAGTATTATTTTCGAAGCATGACCTTACTAGTAATCCACCGTTTCTCAAACTGGATTTAATTTGTTGTCGAAACTTACTGATATATTTTGGTTCCCACTTACAAAAGCAGATAATACCACTTTTCCACTATGCACTTAAGCCTAATGGCTATTTATTTCTGGGTAAGTCAGAAACAGTGGGACAATTCACTGATTTATTTACAACTGAAGATGGAAAATCGAAAATTTTTCATCGAAAGCGTGGCGGCAAATTACACTCCGTCCAATTTTCTACCTATAGACCCTCCACTAAAATATTTTCGAATCCTGCTACTCCGAAACCGAAAATGGAGCAAACGTTACCCGAAATCATAAAAGAAACGATTTTCAATACATTTGAATATCCCTATCTTCTGGTCAATGATACTCTTGATATACAAGAAATTTCAGGCGATGCAGGTCTTTACATTGGGCTCTCGGAAGGAGCCATGAATGCAAACATTTTCAAGTTGGTTCATAAAGATTTACTAATTGAGCTTCGGTCGATTTTAACCAAAGCGATTAAAGACAGAATCCAACAGCGAAGTGGAATTTTAAAATTTACCTTTTACGGAACGCAACACTATGTAAGAATTAAAATTAAACCTCTTTTATTTTCGGAAAGCACAAGGGATTTATTCTTAGTTATCTTTGAAAAGCAAGACCCGGAAGATTTTGCTCCAATTGTTTCCCTTTCAGAAACAATTCGGGACGAAAATCCCCGTATAACCGAATTAGAACACGAATTACAAGCCACTAAAGAGCATTTGCAGACTTACATTGAAGAATTAGAAACTTCCAACGAAGAGTTGCAATCTTTAAATGAGGAAATGCAATCTACAAACGAGGAATTGCAATCATCAAATGAAGAATTAGAAACTTCTAATGAAGAATTGCAATCGACGAATGAGGAAATTCAAATTGCGTATTCTGAGCTAAAGGCAGTCAATGAAGAATTAGAAGAGAAAGATAGACTTTTAATCAATGCAAAGGCAAATGAAAAGGCTCTTCTTGATAACACATTACAATCTTTTTTCCTAGTTGATAAAACTTATCGAGTGATCACTTATAATGAAAAAGCAAACGAAACTTCTAAGCAGCTTTTCGGAAAATCTTTGCGCTCTGGAGATTCAATATTAGATTATATTTCAACCGAGAACTTGGAAAGTTTTAGAGAAAGCTTTTCAGAGGCTTTGCGTGGAAATCCTAGAACTGGTGAACAAAAAATTCTTATGGCTAATCAATCAGTCTCTAGCTATATTTATAACCTGACACCAGCAATTATAGAGGGAAATTCTATTGAGAATGTTTCTGTTTCCTTCTTGGATATTACAAACCTTAGAAATTTACAAAGCGAATTAAATACATCAGAGCGCCTGTTAGCCTCAGTGTTCGAAACAAATTCGATTGGAATTTCTATAACGGATAAGGATGGTCATTTCGTAAATGTAAATCAAGGCTATTGCGACTTATATGGATATACCAGGGACGAATTGATTGGATTTCATTTCACAAAAGTCGTTCCGGCTGACTATAAACAAGAACTTAAAGAGCATCATGATAGATTTATTGAGGGTAACGAAGAGTTAGCCACTGAATGGACGGTGCAAAGAAAAGATGGCTCACTTATTGATATTTTTGCGTCAGCATCTTTATTAATCCAAACAGATGGAACACGCTATAAAATCACATCTGTTAGAGATATTACTGAGAATAAAAAATACAAAAATCTTTTAGAGGAAACGCAGGAATCAGCTAGTGTTGGTGGATGGCAATTTGATGCCATTACAAAAGAGCTTTCTTGGACTGAGGAAACTTTTAAAGTCTTTGGATTAGACAACACCTTTCGCCTTTCTTTAGAAAGTATGAGTAAACTTTTTGCGGATGAAGCAAAGGTTATATTTCAAAATTCTATGGCAAAGACACTCAATATGGGAGAAGCATTTGATTTAGAATTATTATCGAAGGTAAATACTGATAAGTCTCTTTGGATTCGCGCAACGTGTAAGCCTATTTCTGTATACGATAAAGTAATAAAACTATTTGGAACTTTTCAAAATATAACTTCCATAAAAGAATCAGGACTTAAATTAAAAGAAAGCGAAGACTTATTTAGATCAGTATACGAGAATATTAAAGATGCAATTATTATAACTTACCCAAGTGGCGAGATATTAAAAACTAATTTTGCTGCAACAGATATCTTCGGATACACAGAAACTGAATTACAAAGCATTTCATTGAGAGGCTTATTTGCATTAGACGATGAAGAAGAAATGGATGTAAGCCTAGATATTATAAGCAAGAAAGGAAGCTTTCAGGGACAATTCAAATCTATTCGAAAAAATGGTGAAATTTTTCCGACGGAAATCTATTCAAGCACTTTTAAACTTGCAAATGGCCAAGATAGAATTTGCACAATCGTAAGAGATTTATCCGAGCGCAGCCAAATGATAAATATTCAAGAGAGATTAAAGAACGCTCTATATTTTAGTAATATTGTCATTTTAACTAACCAGAAAGGAATTATAATCGAAGCCAATGATAATTTCACTAAGATGAGTGAATATTCTAAAGAAGAAATAGCGGATAATCATTATAATCTACTCAACCCTAACTATAATTCAGTAGATTTGTTGGAAACACTCTGGGCTGGCGTTAAGAAGGGAAACATCTGGAGAGGCGAGATTTTAAATCAATCCAAATCAGGAAGATTATTTTGGTTGGATACTTCCATTTTTCCGCTCAAAGACCCTTCTGGAAATGACCAAGGGTTTATGGCTGTATGCTCCGAGATTACAGAAAGAAAGCAAAGAGAAATCGAACGGGAACGGCTATTATCTAGTCTTGCTCAGAGAAATAAAGACCTTGAACAATTTTCTTACATCGTATCGCATAATTTGAGAGCGCCTCTAGCAAACATACTCGGTCTTTCCAATTTGCTTAAAGATACACAAATTGAAAATGAAACGACAAAACTAATTGTAAACAATCTATACAAAGCATCACAAAACTTAGATACAGTGATTACTGATTTAAGTGATATTCTTCAAATCAGAAAACAGATTAGAGAAGAAAAGCAAATGGTAAGATTCTCTTCCCTCGTTGATTCAGTAATTACTAGTATTGAAAATTTAATTCAAGATTCGAAAGCAAATATCGAAATAGATTTTTCTGAACTTGATGAAGTGTTAACGCTAAAAGGTTACATGTATAGCATATTTGTCAATATGATCACAAATAGCATTCAGTATGCAAGGTCAGGCATCCCACCTATTATATCTATTACATCAAAGAAATTAGAGAATCGATTTCAATTAATTTTTAAAGACAATGGAAGAGGTATTGATTTAAAAAAATATGCGGATAAGATTTTTGGATTGTATAAGAGATTCCATCTTGATATTGAAGGGAAGGGAGTTGGACTCTATATGACCAAAACGCAAGTGGAACTTTTAGGTGGAACAATAAAAGTAGAAAGTGAATTACAGCGTGGAACAACGTTTACTATCGATTTGCCCGTAGAATGGAAATGA